DNA sequence from the Halorussus limi genome:
GTGACGAGACGCCATCGGCCGACGGTCGGAAGGACCCGGACGCGGTCGCCGACTTCGTGGCGAACGCGAAACGAACCCACTCGGCACCGACGCCATGACGCTCGGGTCCGACGCCGCGATGCCGGAACGGGAGCAGTTCGTGGCCCTCGCGGACCGCGACGACCCGACCGTGGTTCGCGCCGCCGTCGAACTCGGCGTTGATACCACACCGCTGTCTGCCTACGCGGCGCTGACCGGGCGCTCGACCGAGACCGACCCCTCGGAGTACGCCTTCCTGTTGGAGAGCGCCGAGAAGACCGCTTCCAGCGACCCCGACGGCGCGTTCTCGCCCGACACGTCGGGCGACCGCCACGCTCGCTACTCCTACGTCGGCTACGACCCCGACGCGGTCGTGACGGTCGACCCCGACGAAGTGGCGGTCGAGTCGCTCGGCGGCCGGGCCGCGAAGTACGTCTCGGCCGACCGCGAGGGCGACACGCTCGACGCCCTCCGAGACGCCATGCCCGACGTCGAACAGCGCGGGTTCCCGGACGAGGACCGCCAGCACTTCGAGGGCGGACTGGTCGGGTTTCTGGCCTACGACGCGGTGTACGACCTCTGGTTGGACGAGGTGGGAGTCGAGCGTCCCGACTCTCGGTTCCCCGACGCCCAGTTCGTCCTCAACACCAAGACCGTCGCGTTCGACCACCGCGCCGGGACGGTCTCGCTCGTGTTCACGCCGGTCGTCGGACCGGACGACGACGCCGGGGCGGTCTACGACGACCTCAAGGAGGAGGCCACCCGCGTGGCCGACCTGCTCGGCCGGGCCGTGTCCCCCGAGACCGGCGGTTTCGTCCGCGAGTCGGCGACGGCCGGGCCGCGCGACGAGTACGAGGAGGCGGTCCGAACCGCCAAGGAACACGTCCTCGACGGCGACATCTATCAGGGCGTCATCTCCCGGACGCGCGAACTCCGGGGCGACGTGGACCCGCTGGGCTTCTACGCGGCGCTCCGGGACGTGAACCCGTCGCCGTACATGTATCTCCTCGGCTACGACGACCTGACCGTGGTCGGCGCGAGTCCCGAGACGCTGGTCTCGGTCCGCGGCCGCGAGGTGATGGCCAACCCCATCGCCGGGACCTGCTCGCGGGGGTCGAGTCCGGTCGAGGACCGCCGCCTCGCGGGCGAGATGCTCGCCGACGGCAAGGAGCGGGCCGAACACACCATGCTGGTGGACCTCGCGCGCAACGACGTGCGCCGGGTCAGCGACCCCGGGAGCGTGCAGGTCGAGGAGTTCATGAACGTCCTCAAGTACAGCCACGTTCAGCACATCGAGAGCACCGTGACCGGTCGACTCGCGGCGGACGCAGACCCCTTCGACGCGACCCGCGCGTCGTTCCCCGCCGGAACACTCTCGGGAGCGCCGAAGATTCGCGCGATGGAGATAATCGACGACCTCGAACTCACGGCTCGCGGCCTCTACGGCGGCGGCGTCGGCTACTACTCGTGGTCGGGCGACGCGGACTTCGCCATCGTCATCCGGACCGCGACGGTCGAATCCGGATCCGACGCCGGCGACGCGTCCGACCGAATCACGGTGCAGGCGGGCGCGGGCATCGTCGCGGACAGCGACCCCGCCGCCGAGTACGAGGAGACCGAGCAGAAGATGGACGGGGTGCTGACCGCGCTCGAACGCATCGAGTCGTCGGACGCGCCCGAGACCGATGACGCGGAGTCGAACGCGCCGGAGGCGAGACGATGACAGCGAGCGCCGGGCCCGACCGCACGGCGACCCGCGACCTGCAGGTCCTCTTCGTGGACAACTTCGACTCGTTCACGTACAATCTCGTGGAGTACACGAGCCAGCACGCAGACACGGAGGTCGTCCGGAACACGGCCTCGCTCGCGGACGTGCGCGAGGCCGACCCCGACGCCGTCGTCGTCTCGCCGGGGCCGGGGCATCCGAAGAACGAGCGCGACGTGGGCGTCACGCTCGACGTGTTCCGCGAGGTCAGTCCCGCGGTGCCGACGCTCGGGGTCTGTCTCGGACTGGAAGCCGCAGTGTACGCCTACGGCGGGTCGGTCGGTCGCGCTCCCGAAC
Encoded proteins:
- the trpE gene encoding anthranilate synthase component I, with protein sequence MPEREQFVALADRDDPTVVRAAVELGVDTTPLSAYAALTGRSTETDPSEYAFLLESAEKTASSDPDGAFSPDTSGDRHARYSYVGYDPDAVVTVDPDEVAVESLGGRAAKYVSADREGDTLDALRDAMPDVEQRGFPDEDRQHFEGGLVGFLAYDAVYDLWLDEVGVERPDSRFPDAQFVLNTKTVAFDHRAGTVSLVFTPVVGPDDDAGAVYDDLKEEATRVADLLGRAVSPETGGFVRESATAGPRDEYEEAVRTAKEHVLDGDIYQGVISRTRELRGDVDPLGFYAALRDVNPSPYMYLLGYDDLTVVGASPETLVSVRGREVMANPIAGTCSRGSSPVEDRRLAGEMLADGKERAEHTMLVDLARNDVRRVSDPGSVQVEEFMNVLKYSHVQHIESTVTGRLAADADPFDATRASFPAGTLSGAPKIRAMEIIDDLELTARGLYGGGVGYYSWSGDADFAIVIRTATVESGSDAGDASDRITVQAGAGIVADSDPAAEYEETEQKMDGVLTALERIESSDAPETDDAESNAPEARR
- the trpG gene encoding anthranilate synthase component II, whose amino-acid sequence is MTASAGPDRTATRDLQVLFVDNFDSFTYNLVEYTSQHADTEVVRNTASLADVREADPDAVVVSPGPGHPKNERDVGVTLDVFREVSPAVPTLGVCLGLEAAVYAYGGSVGRAPEPIHGKAFPVSHDERGVYAGLEQEFRAGRYHSLVATEVPDCFEVTATTDHDGTELVMGVRHREHPIECVQFHPESVLTAVGHDVIRNFLDGVA